The following proteins are co-located in the Eleginops maclovinus isolate JMC-PN-2008 ecotype Puerto Natales chromosome 1, JC_Emac_rtc_rv5, whole genome shotgun sequence genome:
- the LOC134867793 gene encoding LOW QUALITY PROTEIN: protein LSM14 homolog B-like (The sequence of the model RefSeq protein was modified relative to this genomic sequence to represent the inferred CDS: inserted 2 bases in 1 codon), translating into MLPHEFLLKIISNCYGHSPAMSSSKPYIGCKIGLISKAQNRYEGILYTIDKVNSTVVLAKVKCFGTEGRPTDRPTPPKDDVYEYITFRGSDIKDITLCEAPRSHHGLPPDPAIVQSSSAGPSSVYSPLGPFSPLRMPAYNQLAASSLLNQQYAAALGLGPLLPGLHVRRAPMVEKSVQTVQVDRTRQRGGFSVSRERXEQQQQQQQREQREQQQQQQQQQQWERRPQKPRGEIPQTRRVTGANLKSGLGVPNAQQETRQQNNENRPTPSRKQGPRRRRIRSRGQLIVANVPSAVLKFDTDFDFDSSNAQFVKEELEREIHDRIKDENPEAAEKEKEELRLTSEDVLFGPKCYYDKAKCFFDNISSDTKFRQTWAEERKRNMETFGVPGRFLRGQGFRGGYAGRRGRGTAQTQSSYRTRSGPL; encoded by the exons ATGCTGCCACATGAGTTCTTGTTGAAAATTATAAGCAATTGTTATGGACATTCTCCTGCCATGAGTTCATCAAAACCCTACATTGGCTGTAAAATAGGGTTAATTTCAAAAGCCCAAAATCGTTATGAGGGGATTTTGTACACAATTGATAAAGTGAACTCCACAGTAGTGCTGGCTAAAG tcaagtgttttggAACGGAGGGACGACCCACAGACCGACCAACTCCACCTAAAGATGATGTCTATGAGTACATCACTTTCCGTGGAAGTGATATTAAGGACATCACACTGTGTGAAGCTCCAAGATCTCACCACGGCCTACCCCCGGATCCTGCAATTGTACAG TCTTCCAGTGCAGGCCCTTCAAGTGTCTACTCGCCTCTTGGACCATTTAGCCCCCTACGGATGCCAGCCTACAACCAGCTTGCTGCCAGCTCTCTACTTAATCAACAATATGCTGCAGCTCTTGGCCTTG GGCCTTTACTTCCAGGCTTACACGTTCGAAGGGCCCCCATGGTGGAAAAGTCTGTTCAAACCGTCCAAGTTGATAGAACTAGGCAGAGGGGAGGCTTCTCCGTATCCCGGGAGcg ggagcagcagcagcagcagcagcagcgggagcagcgggagcagcagcagcagcagcagcagcagcagcagtgggaaAGAAGGCCTCAGAAACCCAGAGGAGAGATTCCACAGACCAGAAGGGTCACTGGAGCCAACC tgaaGTCAGGCCTAGGTGTGCCCAATGCTCAGCAGGAAACTCGACAACAGAATAATGAAAATAGGCCGACACCCAGCAGAAAACAAG GACCTCGGAGGCGCAGAATCCGTAGTAGAGGCCAGCTGATTGTGGCTAATGTTCCATCTGCAGTCCTGAAGTTTGACACAGACTTTGATTTTGATTCCTCAAATGCGCAGTTTGtaaaggaggagctggagagggagATACATGACAGGATAAAAG ATGAAAACCCCGAAGCAgcagagaaggaaaaagaagaatTGCGCTTAACATCAGAGGATGTTCTTTTTGGACCAAAATGTTACTATGACAAAGCAAAGTGCTTCTTTGACAACATCTCGTCTGACACCAAGTTCAG ACAAACATGGGCGGAGGAGCGGAAGCGCAACATGGAGACTTTTGGTGTCCCTGGGCGGTTCTTGAGGGGCCAAGGCTTCAGAGGTGGCTATGCTGGACGAAGAGGACGCGGCACTGCTCAGACTCAGTCTTCTTACAGAACCAGGAGTGGTCCGCTGTAA
- the LOC134867845 gene encoding calcium-responsive transactivator-like yields MSVAFSSARPRSKGDVTQQTIQKMLDENHHLIQCIMDYQSKGKTAECTQYQQILHRNLVYLATIADSNQNMQTLLPAPPTTNMSLVSGGMGQSVGQSPSNLNDNMAPGLPPTSMMQSQMSNGPSHAPMQQSGQALSAIPSASLSLPASSYGSSASASGYSHSAPSSQGSMIQGPGSGYGSSSSSPSTPSSSSPSSRSNLNMQSNQVSMMHQQSATPHYTSAQAGGQHYQGQQAMGMMSQRPMGSYRSSQQGPARQYMGQDKFYGEQYGHTQSSSEPINRQYYPDGHGEYSYQQSSYGEQGYDRSFDESSQHYYEGANSQYSQQQAQYQQGSGQQQAYSQQQYSSQQGYSGQPQGYGSGQGGSSQYSQYQQGQSQQYSSYRSSQGGPGAQAQRPYTYEQGQYGNYQQ; encoded by the exons ATGTCGGTGGCGTTTTCATCGGCGCGCCCCAGGAGTAAAGGGGATGTGACACAGCAAACGATTCAAAAG aTGCTGGATGAAAACCATCATTTAATACAATGCATAATGGATTACCAAAGCAAAGGCAAGACAGCTGAATGCACACA GTATCAGCAGATCCTGCACAGAAATCTGGTTTATTTGGCCACAATAGCAGATTCAAATCAGAACATGCAGACACTACTACCTGCA cCACCCACTACCAATATGTCCTTGGTCTCTGGAGGGATGGGCCAAAGTGTGGGACAATCTCCAAGCAACCTCAATGACAACATGGCACCAGGACTTCCCCCCACATCAATGATGCAGAGTCAAATGAGCAATG GCCCGAGCCATGCCCCCATGCAGCAGTCTGGTCAGGCACTGTCGGCTATTCCCTCCGCATCCCTCAGCCTGCCAGCCAGCAGCTACGGCAGCTCAGCCTCAGCTTCCGGTTACAGCCACTCTGCGCCCTCTTCCCAGGGCAGCATGATCCAGGGTCCTGGGTCTGGTTatggctcttcttcctcttctccctccacaccctcatcctcctctccctcctcccgcAGCAACCTCAACATGCAGTCTAACCAAG TCTCCATGATGCACCAACAGTCTGCCACTCCACACTACACCTCAGCCCAGGCTGGGGGCCAACACTATCAGGGACAGCAGGCCATGGGTATGATGTCTCAGAGACCAATGGGATCCTACCGTTCTTCCCAGCAAG GACCTGCACGGCAGTACATGGGACAAGACAAGTTCTACGGAGAGCAGTATGGACACACTCAGAGCTCCAGCGAGCCCATAAACCGGCAATATTACCCCGATG GTCATGGGGAGTACTCGTATCAACAGTCTTCCTATGGGGAGCAAGGCTACGACAGATCCTTTGATGAATCTTCACAGCATTACTATGAAGGAG CTAACTCTCAATACAGTCAACAGCAGGCTCAGTATCAGCAGGGCTCTGGTCAGCAGCAGGCGTACAGCCAGCAGCAGTACTCCTCTCAACAAGGCTACAGCGGACAGCCACAGGGATACG GTTCTGGCCAAGGTGGATCCTCCCAATATTCTCAGTATCAGCAGGGTCAAAGCCAACAGTACAGCTCCTATCGCTCCTCCCAAGGAGGCCCTGGAGCCCAGGCGCAGAGGCCCTATACTTACGAACAG GGTCAGTATGGAAATTATCAGCAATAA
- the mtg2 gene encoding mitochondrial ribosome-associated GTPase 2: MLATLSRVKSPRFLSPEILLGYILGQEVGRKTVTLLSHSLPVSAAWRQKVTAGTRDVSTTCTLCAKVRGNPKKKELSEKKLTRHFVDHRRVKLIAGSGGKGVSSFHSEPRKEWGGPDGGNGGDGGSIIMKADKFVKSLAQVFPIYKGEDGQAGGSKNCYGKNGSANYISVPVGTVVKEEGEAVADLSEHRQEYLAVFGGAGGKGNRFFLSNENRAPMKATPGVMGQERVLQLELRTMAHAGLVGFPNAGKSSLLRAISNARPAVAAYPFTTLNPHVGIVNYRDHEQVAVADIPGIIQGAHLNRGLGISFLRHIERCRFLLYVLDLSSPEPWTQLVHLRYELDQYEPGLSLRPQVIIANKMDLPEAREKLEILKSHVTQRVIPVSALTGQNTEELILHLRELYDGYLQGEGSGEDKPTRW, encoded by the exons ATGTTGGCAACGCTGTCAAGAGTTAAAAGCCCTCGATTTCTTTCTCCGGAAATACTTTTAGGATACATATTAGGACAAGAAGTCGGAAGAAAAACGGTTACCTTGTTAAGTCACAGTTTACCAGTATCTGCAGCATGGAGGCAAAAAGTCACCGCTGGCACCAGAGATGTCAGCACCACCTGCACGCTGTGCGCCAAAGTCAGAGGAAACCCGAAGAAGAAAGAGCTGTCTGAAAAGAAGCTG ACCCGTCATTTTGTAGACCATCGCCGTGTGAAGCTGATTGCTGGCTCTGGTGGTAAAGGAGTCTCCAGCTTTCACAGCGAGCCGCGAAAAGAGTGGGGTGGACCAGATGGAGGGAATGGAGGAGATGGGGGAAGCATCATTATGAAGG CGGACAAATTTGTCAAATCATTGGCGCAAGTATTTCCAATTTACAAGGGAGAAGATGGGCAAGCAGGTGGCAGCAAGAACTGTTATGGCAAGAATGGCAGTGCAAACTATATTTCT GTACCTGTGGGCACAGTGGtgaaggaagagggagaggcagTGGCCGACCTTTCTGAGCACCGCCAGGAGTATCTGGCTGTATTTGGGGGGGCCGGTGGGAAGGGAAATCGGTTCTTTCTTTCCAATGAGAATCGTGCACCAATGAAAGCAACCCCAGGAGTGATGGGCCAGGAGAGGGTCCTTCAGCTAGAGCTCCGCACCATGGCTCATGCTGGACTG GTGGGATTTCCTAATGCTGGAAAATCATCATTGCTGAGAGCCATCTCCAATGCCAGGCCTGCTGTGGCTGCTTACCCTTTTACAACACTCAACCCACATGTAGGAATTGTCAATTACAGGGATCATGAACAAGTTGCAG TTGCTGACATCCCAGGCATCATTCAAGGAGCCCATCTGAATCGAGGCCTTGGCATTTCTTTTCTGCGCCACATAGAGCGCTGTCGTTTCCTTCTCTATGTTCTGGACCTGTCTTCCCCAGAGCCATGGACTCAGCTTGTGCACTTGCGTTATGAACTGGACCAGTATGAGCCTGGTCTGTCCCTGCGTCCTCAGGTCATCATAGCCAATAAAATGGACCTTCCTGAGGCCCGGGAGAAGCTTGAGATTCTAAAGAGCCACGTCACCCAGCGGGTCATCCCTGTGTCGGCTCTCACAGGACAAAACACGGAGGAGCTCATTCTCCACCTCAGAGAGCTGTATGACGGATATCTCCAAGGAGAAGGTAGTGGGGAAGATAAACCCACAAGATGGTAG
- the LOC134867703 gene encoding B-cadherin-like isoform X2, with product MNFILYAMDKIRPALFFILCLVVPSSSLEILNRQKRDWIIDSFSIDEDYDGSYPYNLGVVRVEKKFSVFMIHGQGVDIEPKNILQIHEDTGLVTVHGPVDYENFKVLKLTFQAFDRKKKEIDTQLAVEIIINDANDNPPKFEPDRYEVTIEESKLQGSELLIIKASDDDSNEQNRLFDFKIISVIPEPTDLEFYLTQVQSTATISFKGCLDHEGTGSVKEGQENVLVKRVQVTDQDEKGSSAWRAIYQIEGDENGNFKITTDPETNEGLLYVEKPLDYEDSHEKHLKISVQNEVPYFSCKVQKKYTAGLWDVITIGGGTGKETAHVSTTEVTVIVEDVNDPPIFDLAEKHVTVAENTKAGFYLATFTATDHDTSSANTFVYTKADDPADWITVDPKTGNITTTKIIDRESSFVKDNIYKVAIYAVDNGVPPLTGTATLNIHIIDENDNVPQLTERNVDICQSDKLSWANITAFDLDQDPYGGPFSFKLLEKEKGKWKFDRTQGYTTNLVKEHTIHSGEYDLVLEVSDLQGEKAVYNLSVVVCNCVDITKPNCRNRKAKVSVVGEGALGIIFLSMLLLAAMLLLIFLLQCTKEPLPMPPHNDSSLGQLIQSNIEKPGTDCQVNFGNPSQNHKKFPEQPSSDGTWFDPLKRPEQRDPWYWLAMEQKYRFWYSWQKALALHDGDISALQHTNIRPILQQKLYALSAPEEELGDYDAQIYAEEGDDNHIFDLDAISIPDIAFDQDLVLDYRFNTLASVCRSSKSTAYSTKLDTQSLKKQLRSKLKA from the exons ATGAACTTCATACTTTATGCTATGGATAAAATACGCCCTGCTCTGTTCTTCATACTG tgTTTGGTAGTCCCCAGTTCGTCTTTAGAAATCCTGAATCGACAAAAAAGAGACTGGATCATTGATTCCTTCAGTATTGACGAAGACTATGATGGAAGCTACCCATACAACCTGGGAGTG GTTCGGGTTGAAAAGAAATTCAGCGTTTTCATGATACATGGTCAGGGTGTGGATATAGAACCCAAAAATATTTTGCAAATCCATGAAGACACAGGATTAGTTACTGTCCATGGCCCCGTCGACTACGAGAATTTCAAAGTTTTAAAG CTCACGTTTCAGGCCTTTGATcgaaaaaaaaaggaaatagacaCACAGCTTGCAGTTGAGATAATAATTAACGACGCAAATGACAACCCTCCAAAGTTTGAGCCTGATAGGTACGAGGTTACCATAGAAGAGTCAAAACTACAAG GCTCTGAATTGCTTATCATTAAAGCAAGCGATGACGACAGCAATGAGCAAAACAGAttatttgatttcaaaataatctCAGTCATTCCTGAACCAACTGACCTGGAGTTCTACTTAACACAAGTCCAATCAACTGCAACCATTTCATTTAAAGGATGTCTGGACCATGAG GGTACAGGGAGTGTGAAAGAAGGGCAGGAAAATGTTCTTGTTAAACGTGTGCAAGTTACAGACCAAGACGAAAAAGGTTCATCGGCCTGGAGAGCCATATATCAAATCGAAGGAGACGAAAACGGGAACTTCAAAATCACTACTGATCCTGAGACAAATGAAGGACTGTTGTATGTAGAAAAG CCTCTGGACTATGAAGACAgtcatgaaaaacatttgaaaatcagtGTACAGAATGAGGTGCCATATTTCTCATGCAAGGTGCAAAAAAAATACACCGCCGGTCTTTGGGATGTCATCACTATTGGCGGTGGTACTGGGAAAGAAACAGCACATGTGTCCACTACCGAAGTGACAGTGATTGTGGAGGATGTCAATGATCCTCCAATCTTTGACTTAGCTGAAAAACACGTTACGGTGGCTGAAAATACCAAGGCCGGGTTCTATCTGGCAACATTTACAGCTACAGATCATGACACTTCCAGTGCCAACACATTTGT ATACACAAAAGCAGACGACCCGGCTGATTGGATAACAGTGGACCCCAAGACTGGAAATATAACCACAACCAAGATAATAGACCGAGAGTCCTCCTTTGTGAAAGACAATATTTATAAGGTCGCAATATATGCTGTTGACAATG GTGTTCCTCCATTGACAGGGACTGCAACCCTCAACATCCATATTATCGATGAAAACGACAATGTTCCACAGTTGACTGAAAGAAATGTGGACATTTGCCAATCTGATAAACTCTCTTGGGCCAACATCACAGCCTTCGACCTAGATCAAGACCCTTATGGTGGACCTTTCTCCTTCAAGCTCCTGGAAAAAGAGAAGGGCAAGTGGAAGTTTGACCGTACACAAg GGTATACAACCAACCTGGTGAAGGAGCACACAATTCATTCTGGAGAGTACGATTTGGTGCTTGAGGTGTCTGACCTCCAGGGCGAGAAAGCAGTTTACAACCTGTCAGTTGTTGTGTGTAACTGTGTTGACATAACAAAGCCAAATTGCCGCAACCGCAAAGCTAAGGTCTCTGTAGTAGGAGAAGGAGCGCTTGGGATCATATTTCTTAGCATGCTACTGCTTGCAG CTATGCTACTCTTGATTTTTCTGCTGCAATGTACGAAGGAGCCCTTACCAATGCCACCTCATAATGATTCAAGTTTAGGACAACTGATACAGAGTAACATTGAGAAACCTGGAACTGATTGccaa GTGAATTTTGGGAATCCCAGTCAGAATCACAAGAAATTTCCAGAACAGCCA tcaAGTGATGGGACATGGTTTGATCCCTTGAAAAGACCAGAGCAGAGGGACCCTTGGTACTGG ttgGCAATGGAGCAAAAATATCGATTTTGGTATTCTTGGCAGAAg GCTTTGGCTCTCCACGACGGAGACATTAGTGCGTTGCAACATACAAACATACGCCCAATACTACAACAA AAGCTGTATGCCCTCAGTGCACCAGAAGAGGAGCTGGGTGATTATGATGCTCAGATTTACGCTGAGGAAGGAGACGATAATCATATCTTTGATCTTGATGCCATCTCCATCCCTGATATTGCCTTTGACCAAGACCTTGTCCTGGATTACAGGTTCAATACTCTGGCTTCAGTCTGCAGGTCGAGTAAGAGCACAGCCTACAGTACAAAACTAGATACTCAAAGTTTGAAGAAGCAACTAAGATCCAAGTTGAAAGCCTAA
- the LOC134867703 gene encoding B-cadherin-like isoform X1 → MNFILYAMDKIRPALFFILCLVVPSSSLEILNRQKRDWIIDSFSIDEDYDGSYPYNLGVVRVEKKFSVFMIHGQGVDIEPKNILQIHEDTGLVTVHGPVDYENFKVLKLTFQAFDRKKKEIDTQLAVEIIINDANDNPPKFEPDRYEVTIEESKLQGSELLIIKASDDDSNEQNRLFDFKIISVIPEPTDLEFYLTQVQSTATISFKGCLDHEIAESYIIKVEAKDRGEKVQLSSFATVIINIKDGNNHLPVITGQSGTGSVKEGQENVLVKRVQVTDQDEKGSSAWRAIYQIEGDENGNFKITTDPETNEGLLYVEKPLDYEDSHEKHLKISVQNEVPYFSCKVQKKYTAGLWDVITIGGGTGKETAHVSTTEVTVIVEDVNDPPIFDLAEKHVTVAENTKAGFYLATFTATDHDTSSANTFVYTKADDPADWITVDPKTGNITTTKIIDRESSFVKDNIYKVAIYAVDNGVPPLTGTATLNIHIIDENDNVPQLTERNVDICQSDKLSWANITAFDLDQDPYGGPFSFKLLEKEKGKWKFDRTQGYTTNLVKEHTIHSGEYDLVLEVSDLQGEKAVYNLSVVVCNCVDITKPNCRNRKAKVSVVGEGALGIIFLSMLLLAAMLLLIFLLQCTKEPLPMPPHNDSSLGQLIQSNIEKPGTDCQVNFGNPSQNHKKFPEQPSSDGTWFDPLKRPEQRDPWYWLAMEQKYRFWYSWQKALALHDGDISALQHTNIRPILQQKLYALSAPEEELGDYDAQIYAEEGDDNHIFDLDAISIPDIAFDQDLVLDYRFNTLASVCRSSKSTAYSTKLDTQSLKKQLRSKLKA, encoded by the exons ATGAACTTCATACTTTATGCTATGGATAAAATACGCCCTGCTCTGTTCTTCATACTG tgTTTGGTAGTCCCCAGTTCGTCTTTAGAAATCCTGAATCGACAAAAAAGAGACTGGATCATTGATTCCTTCAGTATTGACGAAGACTATGATGGAAGCTACCCATACAACCTGGGAGTG GTTCGGGTTGAAAAGAAATTCAGCGTTTTCATGATACATGGTCAGGGTGTGGATATAGAACCCAAAAATATTTTGCAAATCCATGAAGACACAGGATTAGTTACTGTCCATGGCCCCGTCGACTACGAGAATTTCAAAGTTTTAAAG CTCACGTTTCAGGCCTTTGATcgaaaaaaaaaggaaatagacaCACAGCTTGCAGTTGAGATAATAATTAACGACGCAAATGACAACCCTCCAAAGTTTGAGCCTGATAGGTACGAGGTTACCATAGAAGAGTCAAAACTACAAG GCTCTGAATTGCTTATCATTAAAGCAAGCGATGACGACAGCAATGAGCAAAACAGAttatttgatttcaaaataatctCAGTCATTCCTGAACCAACTGACCTGGAGTTCTACTTAACACAAGTCCAATCAACTGCAACCATTTCATTTAAAGGATGTCTGGACCATGAG ATAGCCGAGAGCTACATCATTAAAGTGGAGGCCAAAGACCGTGGAGAAAAAGTCCAGCTCTCGAGCTTTGCCACTGTCATTATCAACATAAAAGATGGAAATAACCATCTACCTGTGATAACAGGACAATCA GGTACAGGGAGTGTGAAAGAAGGGCAGGAAAATGTTCTTGTTAAACGTGTGCAAGTTACAGACCAAGACGAAAAAGGTTCATCGGCCTGGAGAGCCATATATCAAATCGAAGGAGACGAAAACGGGAACTTCAAAATCACTACTGATCCTGAGACAAATGAAGGACTGTTGTATGTAGAAAAG CCTCTGGACTATGAAGACAgtcatgaaaaacatttgaaaatcagtGTACAGAATGAGGTGCCATATTTCTCATGCAAGGTGCAAAAAAAATACACCGCCGGTCTTTGGGATGTCATCACTATTGGCGGTGGTACTGGGAAAGAAACAGCACATGTGTCCACTACCGAAGTGACAGTGATTGTGGAGGATGTCAATGATCCTCCAATCTTTGACTTAGCTGAAAAACACGTTACGGTGGCTGAAAATACCAAGGCCGGGTTCTATCTGGCAACATTTACAGCTACAGATCATGACACTTCCAGTGCCAACACATTTGT ATACACAAAAGCAGACGACCCGGCTGATTGGATAACAGTGGACCCCAAGACTGGAAATATAACCACAACCAAGATAATAGACCGAGAGTCCTCCTTTGTGAAAGACAATATTTATAAGGTCGCAATATATGCTGTTGACAATG GTGTTCCTCCATTGACAGGGACTGCAACCCTCAACATCCATATTATCGATGAAAACGACAATGTTCCACAGTTGACTGAAAGAAATGTGGACATTTGCCAATCTGATAAACTCTCTTGGGCCAACATCACAGCCTTCGACCTAGATCAAGACCCTTATGGTGGACCTTTCTCCTTCAAGCTCCTGGAAAAAGAGAAGGGCAAGTGGAAGTTTGACCGTACACAAg GGTATACAACCAACCTGGTGAAGGAGCACACAATTCATTCTGGAGAGTACGATTTGGTGCTTGAGGTGTCTGACCTCCAGGGCGAGAAAGCAGTTTACAACCTGTCAGTTGTTGTGTGTAACTGTGTTGACATAACAAAGCCAAATTGCCGCAACCGCAAAGCTAAGGTCTCTGTAGTAGGAGAAGGAGCGCTTGGGATCATATTTCTTAGCATGCTACTGCTTGCAG CTATGCTACTCTTGATTTTTCTGCTGCAATGTACGAAGGAGCCCTTACCAATGCCACCTCATAATGATTCAAGTTTAGGACAACTGATACAGAGTAACATTGAGAAACCTGGAACTGATTGccaa GTGAATTTTGGGAATCCCAGTCAGAATCACAAGAAATTTCCAGAACAGCCA tcaAGTGATGGGACATGGTTTGATCCCTTGAAAAGACCAGAGCAGAGGGACCCTTGGTACTGG ttgGCAATGGAGCAAAAATATCGATTTTGGTATTCTTGGCAGAAg GCTTTGGCTCTCCACGACGGAGACATTAGTGCGTTGCAACATACAAACATACGCCCAATACTACAACAA AAGCTGTATGCCCTCAGTGCACCAGAAGAGGAGCTGGGTGATTATGATGCTCAGATTTACGCTGAGGAAGGAGACGATAATCATATCTTTGATCTTGATGCCATCTCCATCCCTGATATTGCCTTTGACCAAGACCTTGTCCTGGATTACAGGTTCAATACTCTGGCTTCAGTCTGCAGGTCGAGTAAGAGCACAGCCTACAGTACAAAACTAGATACTCAAAGTTTGAAGAAGCAACTAAGATCCAAGTTGAAAGCCTAA